In the genome of Noviherbaspirillum saxi, the window ACTTATTGCTGGTGAAACGCGCAAATGAATTTGAAATATGCGCTACGCGCTCCTTCCCCCTGCAAGGGGGAAGGAACTTTACAGTGAATCGCTTTCAGTATGTCGACTCACAGACTCATGTAATCCGTTGTTTTTCCCCTCCAAGTGGGGGGAAAACTCATAACACATTAGCCCTCAATGCGGCGCGTCGTCTCCGGATCGAACCAGTGCATCGCGCTCCCATCGAAGCCCGCTTCCACACGTTGACCGGCCTCGATCTGAACACCGGCCGGCGCGCGAATGACCAGCGTCTGGCCACCGGCCACGCCATGCACCAGCACATCGGCGCCCAGCGCCTCGACCATCTCCACCTGCATCGCAATTCCGGGCCTTCCCAGGATCAAATGCTCGGGCCGCACGCCAAGTATCGATTCGCGCGCGGACAAGCCGGACCGTGCAGCCGGCAACGCCAGCTGTATGCCATCGCCGATGGCAAGCGTCGCGCCGTCGCCGCTCACCATTCCGCGCATCAGGTTCATCGGCGGTGAACCGATGAAGCTCGCGACGAAGGTGGTGGCCGGCTTGCCGTAGACTTCCGCCGGCGTGCCGATCTGTTCGGCGCGGCCGGCATTCATCACGATCATGCGCTGGCCCAGGGTCATTGCCTCGACCTGGTCATGCGTCACGTACAGGCTGGTGGTGCCGATCGCGCGATGCATCTTTTGAATTTCCAGGCGCATCTGCACGCGCAGCTTGGCATCGAGATTGGACAGCGGTTCGTCGAACAAAAATACCGCCGGCTCGCGCACGATCGCGCGCCCCATCGCGACGCGCTGCCGCTGTCCGCCGGACAACTGGCGCGGCGTACGTTCCAGCAGCGCGCCCAGTTCGAGGATCCTGGCGGCTTTTTGCACCCGCAGATCGATATCGGCCTTGGAAAACTTCCGGATCTTCAATCCGTAGGCCATGTTTTCATACACGCTCATATGCGGGTACAGCGCATAGTTCTGGAACACCATCGCGATGTCGCGGTCCTTGGGTTCCAGGTTATTGACGACGCGGTCGCCGATCACAATATCGCCGCCGGTGATTTCTTCCAACCCGGCGACCATGCGCAACAGCGTCGATTTACCGCAACCGGAAGGACCGACCATAACGATGAATTCGCCATCGTCAATGTCGATTGAAATCCCATGGATGACGTCTATGCCCTTCGCGCCCTTGCCATAGGTCTTGGTGATTTTTTTTAAATGCACTTGTGCCATGTGTTCCCTGCTTTATCCGTCTTGTCTGTTGTATCGAGCCGGCTTCCCCACCTCGCCCGTGATTGTCATTTTTCCGAATCGACCAAGCCCTTGACGAACCATTTCTGCATCACGACCACCACCAGGCCCGGTGGCAGCATCGCGAGTATGAGCGTCGCCATCACCATGTTCCATTCGATGGCCGCATCGCCGCCGGCAATCATGGTCTTGATGCCTATGCCGATCGGATACATGCTTTGCTCGGTCGACACCAGCAACGGCCACAGGTACTGATTCCAGCCGTAGATGAACATGATGACGAACAAGGCAATCACATTAGTGCGCGACAGCGGCCACAGCACATCCTTGAAAAAACGCATCGGCCCTGCTCCGTCGATGCGCGCCGCCTCGGCCAGTTCATCCGGCACGGTAAGAAAGAATTGGCGGAACAGGAAGGTCGCGGTCGCCGACGCGATCAATGGAATCGTCAGCCCCGCATAGCTATTCAACATGCCGAAGTCGGAAATCACCTGATAGGTCGGCGTGATGCGCACTTCGACCGGCAGCATCAGCGTGACGAAAATCATCCAGAAGAATAGCGAGCGACCCGGAAAGCGGAAATACACGATCGCGAATGCAGACAGCATCGAGATTGTGATCTTGCCGATCGCGATGATCAGCGCCGACACCAGGCTTACCCACATCATGCGCGCCACCGGCGGTACCGACACATTGCCGGAAGCGCCGCTGACGATCACCGACGCATAGTTCTGGAAAAACTGGTCGCCCGGGATCAGCGATATCGGCGCCAATGCGGCCTGCTCCGGCGTCTGCGTGCTGGCGACAAAGGCAACGTAAATCGGAAAGGCGACGATGGCGACGCCAAGGATCAGCATCAGATGGCTGATCAGATCAAGGATAGGTCGACGTTCAATCATGTTTTTACGCAGTCATTTCTCACCTTCCCCTTCAAGGGGAAGGTCGGGATGGGGATGGGTTTCATGTTTTTACGCAGTCATAAAAATTCGCCATCATGAATACTGCACCTTGCGTTCCACATACTTGAACTGCAGGACCGTCAGCGTAATCACGATGACCATGAGCACCACCGATTGCGCGGCCGAGCTGCCAAGGTCCCCGCCCCTGAAACCGTCCTGAAAAACCTTGTACACCAGGATCTCGGTTTCCTTGCCGGGACCGCCGTGCGTGGTCGCCTCGATGATCGCAAAGGTGTCGAAGAAGGAATAAACGATATTGATCACCAGCAGGAAGAAGGTAGTCGGCGACAGCAGCGGAAACACGATGGTGAAAAAGCGCCTGACCGGTCCCGCGCCATCGATGGCGGCCGCTTCGATCAGCGACTTGGGAATCGCCTGCAAGCCAGCGAGGAAGAACAGGAAGTTATAGCTGATCTGCTTCCAGATCGCCGCCATCACGATCAGGATCATTGCATGCGTGCCATTGAGCAGGTTGTTCCACTCGACGCCGATATTGCGCAAGGCGTGCGCGATCACACCC includes:
- a CDS encoding sn-glycerol-3-phosphate import ATP-binding protein UgpC encodes the protein MAQVHLKKITKTYGKGAKGIDVIHGISIDIDDGEFIVMVGPSGCGKSTLLRMVAGLEEITGGDIVIGDRVVNNLEPKDRDIAMVFQNYALYPHMSVYENMAYGLKIRKFSKADIDLRVQKAARILELGALLERTPRQLSGGQRQRVAMGRAIVREPAVFLFDEPLSNLDAKLRVQMRLEIQKMHRAIGTTSLYVTHDQVEAMTLGQRMIVMNAGRAEQIGTPAEVYGKPATTFVASFIGSPPMNLMRGMVSGDGATLAIGDGIQLALPAARSGLSARESILGVRPEHLILGRPGIAMQVEMVEALGADVLVHGVAGGQTLVIRAPAGVQIEAGQRVEAGFDGSAMHWFDPETTRRIEG
- the ugpE gene encoding sn-glycerol-3-phosphate ABC transporter permease UgpE → MIERRPILDLISHLMLILGVAIVAFPIYVAFVASTQTPEQAALAPISLIPGDQFFQNYASVIVSGASGNVSVPPVARMMWVSLVSALIIAIGKITISMLSAFAIVYFRFPGRSLFFWMIFVTLMLPVEVRITPTYQVISDFGMLNSYAGLTIPLIASATATFLFRQFFLTVPDELAEAARIDGAGPMRFFKDVLWPLSRTNVIALFVIMFIYGWNQYLWPLLVSTEQSMYPIGIGIKTMIAGGDAAIEWNMVMATLILAMLPPGLVVVVMQKWFVKGLVDSEK
- the ugpA gene encoding sn-glycerol-3-phosphate ABC transporter permease UgpA — encoded protein: MEKRARFKSAWLPYALVTPQILVTLLFFFWPAAQALYQSVLIQDSFGTTSQFVWFDNFRDLFNDANYLESFKTTAMFSIMVAFFGLSLSLILAVFADRIIKGASVYKTFLIWPYAVSPVVVGVLWLFLMNPTLGVIAHALRNIGVEWNNLLNGTHAMILIVMAAIWKQISYNFLFFLAGLQAIPKSLIEAAAIDGAGPVRRFFTIVFPLLSPTTFFLLVINIVYSFFDTFAIIEATTHGGPGKETEILVYKVFQDGFRGGDLGSSAAQSVVLMVIVITLTVLQFKYVERKVQYS